The genomic stretch CTTCTACTGGCTGACGGGTGCCTCCATCGAGGCCGCGGTTCTGGTCATGGCCCCCACCGGAGCCGGCCACGACGCCACCCTCTACATCCCCACCCCCTTCTACCCGGGCGACCCCCAGTTCTTCGCCAACGCCGCCCACGGCGAGATGTGGGTGGGTGCGGCCCCCGACTTCTCCGACTGGGCCCAGGCCCTGTCCCTGCCTGTCAGGCCCCTTTCCGAGCTCGACGCCGGAGTGGTTGCGGCCATGCGGGCCGGCGCAGGCGCGCTGGGGGCCGGCCTGCTGGGTGCCGACCTTCGCAGCCGCCACGGGGTCCCGGCGTCAGTGGACCTGGGCCGCGTCCTGGCGACCCTGCGCATGGTCAAGGATGACTGGGAGATTGCCCAGCTGCGCGAAGCCGTGGACCACACGATTGACGGCTTCGCCGCCGTCGTAAAGGAAATCCCGAACGCTGTCCGCGGCGGCGGCGAACGCTGGCTGCAGGGCACCTTTGACCGGCACGCGCGCACGCACGGCAACGGCGTGGGTTACGCCACCATTGTTGGCAGCGGCAAGCACGCCCCCACGCTGCACTGGGTGCGCTGCGACGGGCCGGTGCTCGAGGATGCGGCACTGCTGCTGGACATGGGCGTGGAGGCCAAGAGCTTCTACACGGCCGACGTCACGCGCACCTTCCCCGGCGGGGGCACCTTCACACCCGTCCAGCGCCAGGTCCACGACCTCGTGGAAAAGGCGCACCGTGTCGGCTTGGCAGCCGTTGGCCCGGGCCGGCCGTGGACGGACTTCCACCATGCCTCCATGGAGGTCATCGCCAACGGGCTCAGCGACTGGGGCCTGCTGCCGGTCTCCGTGGACGA from Arthrobacter stackebrandtii encodes the following:
- a CDS encoding aminopeptidase P family protein; translated protein: MHASEAATTNSMPDLTTGEPLLPKLANVPAFTDYMATGWGTPDRTPPVVAGAAAAAGTHRARLSAEFPGQALIVGAGTAPVRANDTYYDFRPDSDFYWLTGASIEAAVLVMAPTGAGHDATLYIPTPFYPGDPQFFANAAHGEMWVGAAPDFSDWAQALSLPVRPLSELDAGVVAAMRAGAGALGAGLLGADLRSRHGVPASVDLGRVLATLRMVKDDWEIAQLREAVDHTIDGFAAVVKEIPNAVRGGGERWLQGTFDRHARTHGNGVGYATIVGSGKHAPTLHWVRCDGPVLEDAALLLDMGVEAKSFYTADVTRTFPGGGTFTPVQRQVHDLVEKAHRVGLAAVGPGRPWTDFHHASMEVIANGLSDWGLLPVSVDEALSPAGQHHRRYLVCGVGHHLGLDVHDCAQSSHDDYQGARMAPGMVLAVEPGLYFHEHDLTLPPELRGIGFRLEDNVLITDTGSEVISDALPITATGIEEWVAKVQRS